A region of the Larus michahellis chromosome 4, bLarMic1.1, whole genome shotgun sequence genome:
CAGTAAAGATTCAAAACAGCCACACCCCCACAAATTGTTTGTgttcagcagcttaaaaaaatccaaattaaaatttaaaaggacgagtggctttttatttctttcctcatgCAAAGTAAGACTTCTTAAGAGTCACTTCCCAGCtaccctctggaaaaaaaaaaatcagatctcagTGAAGGGACCCAAGTCTGGTGGCCAAAAATTGTTGAAAGTCTCcatccttttaaaattatctttatttcatGCTTGAcgtgtaaatacatttttataaaattctGTCAGGTTTGTACAGATATTCCTGAGCGTGAACAGAAGTATTCTTGGCAGCTAAAGAAAGTACTTATTGTAGCCAGTACTGGAGAACTTCAATCTGAAATCCTAGATAACAGTGTACCCTGTTGTACTTCACATGCTGTTTTTCTAATATTCCCGAGAAGTTAATAATCCTCCTCCCTCCATGTTTTCACCCCCAAAATTAGTTCAAAACACAGaacatttttcaattattttgccACATTTGGCATTCCAGTGTCCAGCTTGTGCTCTTGCATATACATTGCTATAGCAAATCTCCATATATGTACAAGACAATTTACCAATTCGCCTGGTCTCGACATACAAATCAGTATCTCATACAACTTTTTATAGGTTCGTCTACAAGTTCAAAATGTAGAGAAACCTCTCTACCGTGGGACCTTCCATTGCTTTCAgtccatcataaagcaagaatCTGTAAGTACAAAATAAACGCTTTGCCTGTTTTTTATCTTCATATATTTTGAGTCAGGAGGGTgggaaagctgttaaaaaaaaccctacaaatatCGAAGATCAAGAGATAAACATACTGTGAACCTCACCTGACCATAGGGCAGATATTGTAGTTTGCCAGAAACTTCATGAAGATCACTAAGTTGGAAGTTGATATTTTAAAGTTAACTCTTTAAATAAGATAATGAGTTATTTGAATAGTTCGTTTTCCCAGAATCCAAGCAATCTGAGCAATGAGTGAAGAAACTGgtgagttttgtttttctgctgaagcTTTAAGACCATAACTAGAAGGGTGGCTTTAGGCTTtcagctactttaaaaataaagtataaaatttAACAGGAAACACTTATCTGGATGGACTAAGATTATTTTCTGGATGTGTTCAACTATATATTTGTGCTGCGCCGAATGTTTAGATGTTTGTGTCCTAGGCAGAGATGAAATTACTATTACAATGCAAGATGGTATTAAGATgggtttttcctcccttctcccattAGGCTTTTGGACTCTATAAAGGTATTGGGTCACCAATGATGGGACTGACCTTCATTAACGCCCTTGTGTTTGGTGTACAAGGAAACACGCTTCGTGCTCTTGGAAAAGACACTCCTCTAAACCAGTTCCTTGCAGGGTCGGCAGCAGGGGCCATCCAGTGCATCATCTGCTGTCCCATGGAGTTGGCAAAGACAAGAATGCAGCTTCAAGGAACAGGTGAATACAAACTAAAAAAGAAGAACTACAAAAATTCTCTGGATTGTTTGATCAAAATCTATCGAAAGGAAGGGCTGAGGGGTATCAACAGGGGCATGGTCTCTACGTTCATCAGAGAGACTCCAAGCTTTGGCTTTTACTTCCTGACCTATGACTGCATGACCAGGTATTTAGGCTGTGAAGCTGAAGACAGTTACGTTATTCCCAAACTGCTGTTTTCGGGGGGGATGTCAGGAATCGTGTCCTGGCTCTCCACCTATCCTATGGATGTGATCAAATCCCGGCTTCAGGCCGACGGCGTTGGAGGTGTCACACAGTACAAGGGCATTTTAGACTGTGTCAGAAAGAGTTACCATGACGAAGGCTGGAGGGTCTTCACAAGAGGTCTCACTTCCACGCTTCTCCGCGCTTTTCCTGTCAACGCAGCTACCTTTGCTACTGTCACTGTGTTCCTAATGTACATGAGGTCAGAAGACAACCTTCATGAGTGTGAACCAGGGCCAGTAATCCAGCAGCCTTCCAGTTTGTGAGCCCAAGCTGTTCGTTCTCCTGATCCAACGCCCGGCCGGTTGGGTTTTTTGAACGTTAACGTTTGACCCGCACAAGTGGTGTAAATGTATGCTATCTGTATAAAGAATTCCTAAATGTGTCAGATTAGGATTTCATCTCATTACTTGTATAAACAGCATATTGCCTTTATTAAGGACTTCTTATCTAGTAGTATCCAAGTAAGATGGGGACCTGCCTTTAGAAAGTACTGTATAGTTACTGTTGCAGCTCCAGAAGAGGATCTGGAGAATGTCGTAGTACCAGAAATCAGGTTTTCTTCCACTCATGTTCTGAATGACCGAGGCAAGTTGaatgcagaaatgttttcagaaaagaaacgTGGTTTTTGCACGTAACAGGAGTAAGTATATTCCTCGGGGAGGAAGCAGGGGGAGGAAATGAAGTGGTGGAGGCATTTTGCAGGTAACCCTGAACTGTTTTAAGACATGTACTAGCGTTCAGCTAGCCCTGTGTTttacttttcctctgctttcataGGTCAGTGGTTTTAGTAGCAACTTTGTTCATACtggtttgcaaaaaaaaaaataataaaaatacatgatttgTTCCTAAGCTACTCCCTTACCTTTCAGCTTTGAATAAATGTCTTATGCACAAAGTTAGCATCTGCACTCATATGCACTTGTTCCTTGAAATCTCAAGGCTTGTAAGGATGTAGGGAAACTTAAATCTAGTAAGATTGATGTTATTTGCCTTCACTTCCGTTTCTCATTTGCTGGGTGTACGGATCATATCGACTAGATTCAGCCCAAGTAGACTTCGTTCTCTGAAGTTAATGCAATTTTCCGCCATTTCTCCCCACGTGTCCCAGAGCAGCCAGTGACGTACAGAAGTCAAAAGTCCTACCTGTGGTATTGCACAACGTGTTCGTGGGTGCAACGTTAGCTTAGCAGCTTGAAGTACTGTAGAAATATATTATGTCTTTAGAAGTGGAAGTTTCACACCTTTCCAGAAAATAGGGGTGTCAGTGTCTGAAATGGTTGGTGTTCAACACACTTGCATTAGGAATTTAAACAATGCCGATTTTTATGTATTCAGTTACAGTGCTACTGGAAAGGGGTTTGGAGAATTTTCTTCTTACCTTAATCcgctgtgatttttatttttttttttttagcagtctGTTCAAGAGGGATTGCATTAGTCAAAGAGCTACAAACAGTTATTTAAGATTTGGCATAAGAACCACACATATTTGGCACAAGTAGCCAGGAGGAAGGAGTGCACGTGTGTGAGGAATGTTCTAAAACCTATCAATCTAGTTCAGTAAGTACAACTTGTTACGCTTTTGGTTGGGACAAGTGCAATATGTTTAATTTATATGAATTTCCTAGAGAAATCTTATTTCATAGCATTTTGCACTGTAACACAATATGCTGGGAGAAACCTGTAAAACTGGTATGTCTTTTTATACCTTGGAGGTATGTTGGATGTTTTAGTGCCTACTTGCACTGAGATTCAAATTGAATGTTAAATCTTGTCTACTAAGCTGCATATGCACAACTCACAGCAAAGACCATTTACACCTTTGTACAATAGTCTGTAATTACTGTATATAAAATTCAgggaataaattttttaaaaattttgaccTTGGTTTTTGAAAGTTTCTTATGTTTTACTCGGATGCTTCCTTGTGTTGAATGGGGCTTGCAAGAGAGTGGGGTTTCTGCTTTTTGCCTGAAGAAACTTGTTCCCCGTCTGCCTTCCCCGCACCACCAGGAAGGGCAGTGCCTTGCTCTGGCTTAGAGCGTTATCAGTCAGTTCAttgaaggaaagaagggaagttGCCTGAGCTCACTTCTTCAAACGGGTCTTCTCAGCGAGTACCTCACTTGAAGATAGTGTAGGTACTAAGGGAACAATCCTGCTTTTGAGCCCGAGAGCTGGCAGCACACCAGGACCCTTCATattctgcatttatttgtttttaggaGTGTTGAAGAAGACAAGTCCAGGGTCCCTGCGGAGTGACATCAGAATCAAGCACCCATTCTGCCAACAGCACTGTTTGTACCccaatcatagaatagttcgagttggaagggaccttaaagatcacctagttccaaacctgCTCCTACTagaccccatccagcctggccttgaacacctccagggatggggcatccacagcttccctgggcagcctgttccagtgcctcaccaccctcacagtaaagaatttcttcctaatatctaatctaattctcccctctttcactttgaaactgttaccccgtgtcctatcattacactccctgataaaaagtccctccccatctttcctgttggccccctttaggtactggaaggggctataaggtctcctcggagccttctcttctccaatgACACTTGTCTCTAAGACACACAAGTTTAgcaaaaaagctttgcaggctttTTTGGTTTTAGACAGCTCAACTTGTCCAAAGAGCATCAATATTccaaataaaaagccacacaggAAAAGCAGGATGATTTGTGTTACGACCTATGAAAAAGACGCTCTCATCGCTGCTGAGAGGTTATTTCAGGTACTGGCTCCGCTAATTCATCTTCTGAAAGGGTAGATACACTTGacggaaaaaaaccaccctgtcAAGCATCAGTTTACTGGATCAAAAAAGGGAAAGGCCACCACTTCTCCAGCTAACTGTGACCAGGAGCAGTTCCAGTCAAGCACCTCATGTTCTCTCAGCAGGAGCAACAACGTTGAACTATGGCCCGGAAACAAATACCTGGAACAGGCAAACAGCGTCTTCCTAGAAAACGGTAATATCGTTAAATCAGAAAGGGCTACTCCATGTTTTATTTGCAGTATTTAATAAAACCTTCTCTCTAGAAATTCATCCATCTGGAACTTAAATACTCAGTAGCAGACACCGGCAGTTACTCAACAACAAGGCTAAGGGGAGGGTACAAACCAGCTTTCAACCTAGTCTGATGTCAGGCGCTTGAAATCTGTGCAAATCTCCTACCTACTAAATCAAGCTAGACAACAGCCTCAGCCTTTTTGAACATGATTCAGTTCCTTCCTGATGGATTTTTGCCACGTCAGCCAAATTAAAGTTAGACAGAACTGTATTTCGcctccccagatcctccttcccacAAGCACCATGATACTGGGTAGGAGATGCTCTAACAACTGAAGGGAAGAAGAAGGTAAAACTCTATCAAGGTAAAACTCCCTGAAAGTAACTCGCCTCCTATCAAGTCCCTGTGCTCTACTCTTTCTTATGACCCACGCTGCTACTGGATGGGTCACACCAGCGTTACAAGTTGCAGTCACAAATATGCTCAATTAGCACAAGAGGAAAACACCCAGGTACACCACTTCCAAGTTTTAAAGAAGTTACATACTAAAACTACTGGGGTGAAATTCAGGCCATTTATGTCTGCCAGTGTAACACGacagtattttatcttttttttttttccccctttttttccttgcctttctccaCATGTAGCTTTTTTACAGTTCACATGAAAAAGTAGCAAGACGTTGAAGGGATGAGAACCCGTCCATTGCAGGTGCAGGACGGGTAGCACAATGGCGAAGTTACTAAGATGTTAAGTATAAAATGTTGACCTTGCAGACATATGTTTGTTctgtgaaattaaatatatttactaTTATGCTGGAAAGCAGGTGTCAACAGCTGTTATTAGCCAAACTCTTGATCTGTGAATAGTTAAATAATAACTTAAAGCCCCGAAGAGTGCCAAACACCCTTGGATTAGCAGAAGGTGCTATTAAACCGCTCTTCTGCCAGAAAAACATCCAGAGGAAATAGAAGCTTACCCAAGGCAACATGCCGTATCAAACACCCCAAATATGGGGGCAGACGAAGGATCTAAAGGACCACATGTCTCTGGGAAGCACAGCAAGAGAGCAGGGAACCAGAGAACTTGCTGGGCCAAACCTAGTGGAGCTAAGACTTCGAAATCATGAGGAAGTAAACCACTTCTCTTCCAATATTCAGGAATTTAGGTATGTTCCTGGGCAGTggggggaggaaagcagaggaaaagaaggcatttttacCCTCCCAGTGCAACAGTTTTGCAATTTTTGTACCAGTGTTGTGCTCACCAACTACAAAAATGGTTATcactaacagaagaaaaaaaaaaagggtattagTGGCATAATATGCACAATAATACATATGATATACAGTAAAAGCTTGTCTACTTATAATTTATTATCAGTTTTAACTGATTTGATCTAGGATGTGATTTTAAGCTATGCAGTTTCAtcaataaataatttgaaaacaagcAAGGTAAGGTCTGCAGTGAAAAATAACCCTATACATTGATGTAATTGGAAGAAAGGCAAGTTCTACCATCCACAAAACATTCTTCACGTCTATAAAATTTTACGTCTAACACAGTTAAAGTGCTTCTTGGTATCATTCACTGTTATTACTTACAATTTGTTTAATGACTGCTTTTTCTTACTGAAAGAAACCTTCTGCATTTTTTACTAACAGAGAGTTGTACCATTTCAACCACATCCATGTGCCAATCGATAAAACACTAACATCCCAAGGAAGCCTGACCTCACGGTCTGTACTGTTTGCTAAATGCATCAAAATAGGGAGAATTATTGCTAGAGTAATTAGACTTGGCTAGACTAaagtttatgaaagaaaattagtattctttttctgtttgtcttaaGCAGAGATTTATTCTAGATGAGGTATACTCAAATGTTGCAATAAACGAGGCCACATGCCTTCTTCCTTGTGCAGATTCTTCCTTAAGTGAAAATACAACAGGTAACTTTCAAACAGGCTAGTAATAACATTCAGGCTTTTTAACTGCAATTAAAGgagttaaaagtaaaaataactctCTTACCCTTAATTTCCTCCAGGCAGATACCTGCTTCCCCGCCAGTTCATAACTGAGAGACTGTACACTTCCATTTCACGCTCTAGAAAAAACTGAGATGAAATCTCCTATCCCTAACCTATGtgagaggaaagaataaaaacaaaccaaccaaccaaccacacaaGAGGAAAACCTGAAGACCTGCCATAGTATTATTCCTTATGATCCACTTCCAAACCATAAACATTTGTATGCCTTTTAAATCTATGGGAGTCACTGGATTCGTTGGAAGTTCACTTAAAGCACTGGTTAAGATCGAAGACTGAAGGATTCTATATCCAAAGGCCAAATCTTctgttttgctgagaaaaaaagaaatacgtAGAAAAACAAGTCAAAACAAGCTGCATGATGCCCCACATCAAAAACTTTGCAAGCCAAAATTGCAATTGGCAACATCAGTGAGGCCCTTGGCAAGCATCTTGTAGCTCTAAAGGACACCTGACTATAAGCCCTTAAATCAAAACACTAACTAATAAGACAAGGTTTTTGCACAGATTTGTCTTGCAATCGGCTGCTGAGATAAGCTTTAGCTGAAGCACATCAGGACACATCCAGTCACCAAGCATTTTTATGTATGGATTTTCCACTATTTAACAAGGAGTCAATCTTATGCCTCAGTCTTTATCTGCTCTATGATTTATCTCAAAAATATACCCGTTATTCACAAACAACATCCCTCTGAAATACACTTTTACTGTGTATGATATTGTGTATGGTGCTGTGTCTCCAGAAAGAGAACGAGAACCAGTGATCTGGACATCACTGGAGTTTACTGGAGATCTTTGATTCCCTACAGAGCAGCGATGGAGGACTCTGCGAGGCACCATCTGTCCCACAGGCTCTGCAGCGGCCTTGCAAACTTTATGAGCAGGAACACACTGGTGGGAAGTCAAACCATGAGGCCCTCACTGCCCCAGGTGAGCCGAGA
Encoded here:
- the SLC25A29 gene encoding mitochondrial basic amino acids transporter — translated: MALDFLAGCVGGAAGVLVGHPFDTVKVRLQVQNVEKPLYRGTFHCFQSIIKQESAFGLYKGIGSPMMGLTFINALVFGVQGNTLRALGKDTPLNQFLAGSAAGAIQCIICCPMELAKTRMQLQGTGEYKLKKKNYKNSLDCLIKIYRKEGLRGINRGMVSTFIRETPSFGFYFLTYDCMTRYLGCEAEDSYVIPKLLFSGGMSGIVSWLSTYPMDVIKSRLQADGVGGVTQYKGILDCVRKSYHDEGWRVFTRGLTSTLLRAFPVNAATFATVTVFLMYMRSEDNLHECEPGPVIQQPSSL